The following are encoded together in the Arcobacter aquimarinus genome:
- a CDS encoding acetaldehyde dehydrogenase (acetylating) has protein sequence MKKINCALIGSGNIGTDLMYKLKRSDILNPLWMVGIDPDSDGLKKAKEAGMKITADGVDGLLPFIEEDGVKIAFDATSAYVHGENNRKLAELGVKVIDLTPAAIGPFCVPSVNLEELLAQNTQNVNMVTCGGQATIPMIAAVSKVQEVEYAEIIATAASKSAGPGTRANIDEFTETTKLGIEVVGGAKKGKAIIILNPAEPPLMMRDTIHCLTKEEPNQEAIIKSVNEMVKTMQKFIPGYTLKNGPVFDGKKISIWLEIEGLGDYLPKYAGNLDIITAAATNIAEQMAQKIKGA, from the coding sequence ATGAAAAAAATAAATTGCGCATTGATTGGTTCTGGAAATATTGGAACAGATTTAATGTATAAACTTAAAAGAAGTGATATTTTAAATCCTTTATGGATGGTAGGAATTGACCCTGATTCAGATGGATTAAAAAAAGCAAAAGAAGCAGGAATGAAAATTACTGCTGATGGTGTAGATGGATTACTTCCTTTTATCGAAGAAGATGGAGTAAAAATTGCCTTTGATGCAACATCTGCTTATGTTCATGGTGAAAATAACAGAAAATTAGCAGAGCTTGGAGTTAAAGTTATTGATTTAACACCAGCTGCTATTGGACCTTTTTGCGTACCTTCTGTGAATCTTGAAGAATTATTAGCTCAAAATACACAAAATGTAAATATGGTAACTTGTGGAGGACAAGCAACAATTCCTATGATTGCAGCTGTTTCAAAAGTTCAAGAGGTTGAGTATGCTGAGATTATTGCAACAGCAGCTTCAAAATCAGCAGGTCCTGGAACAAGAGCGAATATTGATGAATTTACAGAAACTACGAAGTTAGGAATTGAAGTAGTGGGTGGTGCGAAAAAAGGTAAAGCAATTATTATATTAAATCCAGCAGAACCGCCTTTGATGATGAGAGATACAATACATTGTTTAACTAAAGAAGAACCAAATCAAGAAGCAATAATCAAATCAGTAAATGAAATGGTAAAAACTATGCAAAAATTTATTCCAGGATATACACTTAAAAATGGTCCAGTTTTTGATGGGAAAAAGATTTCTATTTGGTTAGAAATAGAGGGATTAGGGGATTATTTACCTAAATATGCAGGTAATTTAGACATTATCACAGCAGCTGCTACAAATATAGCAGAACAAATGGCACAAAAGATAAAAGGAGCATAA
- a CDS encoding fumarylacetoacetate hydrolase family protein, which translates to MGMTNEKIEKYGNELYEALKGNYTIEPISNREPDSTIEDAYAIQYHFLKRRMQDDNSKIIGKKIGVTSKVVMNMLGVHQPDFGYLLSDMIYSDGDVIDVTNKMIQPKAEGEIAFVLKEDIQGPGVTAADVLKATKFVMPCFEIVDSRIQDWKIKIQDTVADNASCGYIVFGGNAVDPRDVDLTTCGITLECNGELLHTGAGAAALGSPVNAVVWLANKLGEFGVGLKAGEVILSGALCAMVTIKPGDNMTINIGGIGSASCRFI; encoded by the coding sequence ATGGGAATGACTAATGAAAAAATAGAAAAATATGGAAATGAATTATACGAAGCATTAAAAGGAAACTATACAATTGAGCCTATTTCTAATAGAGAACCAGACTCAACTATAGAAGATGCGTATGCAATTCAATATCACTTTTTGAAAAGAAGAATGCAAGATGATAACTCTAAGATTATTGGTAAAAAAATTGGAGTTACTTCAAAAGTAGTTATGAATATGCTTGGAGTTCATCAACCTGATTTTGGATATCTTCTATCTGATATGATTTATTCAGATGGTGATGTAATTGATGTAACAAACAAAATGATTCAACCAAAAGCCGAAGGTGAGATAGCATTTGTTTTAAAAGAAGATATTCAAGGACCAGGAGTTACAGCTGCTGATGTTTTAAAAGCAACAAAATTTGTAATGCCTTGTTTTGAAATTGTTGATTCAAGAATTCAAGATTGGAAAATAAAAATTCAAGATACAGTAGCTGATAATGCTTCTTGTGGATATATAGTATTTGGTGGAAATGCAGTAGATCCTAGAGATGTAGATTTAACAACTTGTGGAATTACTTTAGAGTGTAATGGAGAGTTATTACATACAGGTGCAGGAGCTGCTGCTCTAGGAAGTCCTGTAAATGCTGTTGTTTGGCTTGCAAATAAATTGGGTGAATTTGGTGTTGGTCTAAAAGCTGGTGAAGTTATTCTTTCAGGTGCTTTATGTGCTATGGTAACAATAAAACCAGGTGATAATATGACTATAAACATTGGTGGAATTGGGTCTGCTTCTTGTAGATTTATATAA
- a CDS encoding GlcG/HbpS family heme-binding protein, which translates to MSTTVIQKSISRQASMEACLFAIEKAEELNISINVSVVDNKGLEMAFLRMEESFIHSIDIAKDKAFTSASFGFPTAQWTEIFKQMPHLEQGFSNRNRLIPFGGGLPIFEDGVKVGAIGVSGGTEEEDIICAKYAIEKIGLK; encoded by the coding sequence ATGAGTACAACAGTAATACAAAAATCAATATCAAGACAGGCTTCAATGGAAGCTTGTCTTTTTGCAATTGAAAAAGCAGAAGAGTTAAATATTTCTATAAACGTAAGTGTTGTGGATAATAAAGGCTTAGAAATGGCTTTTTTACGAATGGAAGAATCATTTATTCATTCAATAGATATTGCAAAAGATAAGGCTTTTACAAGTGCTAGTTTTGGATTTCCTACAGCTCAATGGACAGAAATTTTTAAACAAATGCCACATTTAGAGCAAGGATTTTCAAACAGAAATAGACTTATTCCTTTTGGTGGAGGATTGCCTATTTTTGAAGATGGTGTAAAAGTTGGGGCTATTGGTGTTTCAGGCGGAACGGAAGAGGAAGATATTATATGTGCAAAATATGCAATTGAAAAAATAGGATTAAAATAA
- the dmpG gene encoding 4-hydroxy-2-oxovalerate aldolase, with amino-acid sequence MDLRGKKIKIHDMSLRDGMHSIRHQFSLEEMTRMSTAMDSAGVPYIEVTHGDGLGGSSLNYGFGKHTDEEWLDAVVPYMKNAKISALMLPGIGIVKDLESAVKHGISMVRVATHCTEADCSAQHIKAAVSMGIDTVGFLMMAHMVTPEKLLQEAAKMVSYGAKTIYATDSAGYMLPDDVSARIAILKKEFGNDIEIGFHGHNNLSMGVANSLAAIEAGATRIDASLAGFGAGSGNTATEVLVAVCNRMGVDTGIDLEAIEDAAEDIALPIMGKPTRISRDSITLGYAGVYSSFLLFARRAEEKYGIDARTLLVELGKRGMIGGQEDMIDDCAMELARAKGLIK; translated from the coding sequence ATGGATTTAAGAGGAAAAAAAATAAAAATTCATGATATGTCATTAAGAGATGGAATGCACTCTATTAGACATCAGTTTTCATTGGAAGAGATGACTAGAATGTCAACAGCAATGGATAGTGCGGGTGTTCCTTATATTGAAGTTACTCATGGTGATGGTCTTGGAGGAAGTTCTTTAAATTATGGTTTTGGAAAACATACAGATGAAGAGTGGTTAGATGCTGTTGTTCCTTATATGAAAAATGCAAAAATTTCTGCACTTATGCTTCCAGGAATTGGTATTGTAAAAGATTTAGAAAGTGCAGTTAAGCATGGTATTTCTATGGTTAGAGTTGCTACTCATTGTACTGAAGCAGATTGTTCAGCACAACATATAAAAGCAGCTGTTAGTATGGGAATAGATACGGTTGGTTTTTTAATGATGGCTCATATGGTTACTCCTGAAAAATTACTTCAAGAAGCAGCTAAAATGGTATCTTATGGTGCAAAAACAATTTACGCAACTGATTCAGCTGGTTATATGTTACCTGATGATGTAAGTGCAAGAATAGCAATATTAAAAAAAGAGTTTGGAAATGATATTGAAATAGGATTCCATGGTCATAATAATTTATCAATGGGTGTTGCAAATTCACTTGCTGCAATTGAAGCAGGAGCAACAAGAATTGATGCATCACTTGCTGGATTTGGAGCAGGTTCTGGAAATACTGCAACTGAAGTTTTAGTAGCAGTTTGTAATAGAATGGGTGTAGATACAGGAATTGATTTAGAAGCAATAGAAGATGCAGCAGAAGATATTGCATTACCTATTATGGGGAAACCGACAAGAATTTCAAGAGATTCTATTACTTTAGGATATGCAGGAGTTTATTCTTCATTCTTACTATTTGCAAGACGAGCTGAAGAAAAGTATGGAATAGATGCTAGAACTTTACTTGTTGAATTAGGTAAAAGAGGAATGATTGGTGGTCAAGAAGATATGATTGATGATTGTGCAATGGAATTAGCAAGAGCAAAAGGATTAATAAAATGA
- a CDS encoding 2-hydroxymuconic semialdehyde dehydrogenase produces MKKVQHYINGQFLDSKCGEFFDNINPMTGQLLSKVALGREDEVNAAVAAARAALSGEWGQMKLNDRIALMYEIANEIDRRFDDFLEAECLDTGKPYNIARHIDIPRGAANFKVFADTMKSHAEEAYQADTPDGRKMFNYSIRKPKGVIGVISPWNLPLLLMTWKVGPAMACGNTVVVKPSQVTPTTTSLLGEVMSKVGVPAGAYNVVQGKGSITGNLLTAHKDIDAITFTGETKTGEMIMQACSKGVRDVSLELGGKNPAIIFADCDMEKAIAETYRSVFANSGQVCLGTERVYVQRPIFDEFVSKLKERASKIKLGIYNDETVDMGPVVSAAHRDKVLEFYDIAKKEGANIILGGGAPKMEGELANGFFVEPTIWTGLPETATVVKEEVFGPCCHIAPFDTEEEVIKMANDTKYGLASTIFTENLDKAHRVASQIDSGIVWINSWFLRDLRTAFGGMKGSGIGREGGHHSLEFYTELKNICIKM; encoded by the coding sequence ATGAAAAAAGTACAACACTATATTAATGGACAATTTTTAGATTCAAAATGTGGAGAGTTTTTTGACAATATAAACCCAATGACAGGACAACTTTTATCAAAAGTTGCTTTAGGAAGAGAAGATGAGGTAAATGCAGCAGTTGCTGCTGCACGTGCAGCACTTAGTGGTGAATGGGGACAAATGAAGTTAAATGACAGAATTGCTTTAATGTATGAAATTGCAAATGAAATTGATAGAAGATTTGATGATTTCTTAGAAGCAGAGTGTTTAGATACAGGTAAGCCTTATAACATTGCAAGACATATTGATATTCCAAGAGGAGCAGCTAACTTCAAAGTATTTGCAGATACTATGAAATCTCATGCTGAAGAAGCTTATCAAGCAGATACTCCAGATGGTAGAAAAATGTTTAATTATTCTATTAGAAAACCAAAAGGTGTTATTGGTGTTATTTCTCCTTGGAATTTACCACTGTTACTTATGACTTGGAAAGTGGGTCCAGCGATGGCTTGTGGAAATACAGTTGTTGTTAAACCATCTCAAGTTACACCAACTACGACTTCATTACTTGGAGAAGTTATGTCTAAAGTTGGAGTGCCAGCAGGGGCATATAACGTAGTTCAAGGAAAAGGTAGCATTACTGGAAATTTATTAACAGCTCACAAAGATATTGATGCAATAACATTTACAGGTGAAACAAAAACAGGTGAGATGATTATGCAAGCTTGTTCAAAAGGTGTAAGAGATGTATCTTTAGAGCTTGGTGGTAAAAATCCAGCTATTATTTTTGCTGATTGTGATATGGAAAAAGCAATTGCTGAAACATATAGATCAGTATTTGCAAACTCAGGACAAGTTTGTTTAGGAACTGAAAGAGTTTATGTACAAAGACCAATTTTTGATGAATTTGTTTCAAAACTAAAAGAAAGAGCAAGCAAAATTAAACTTGGTATTTACAATGATGAAACTGTAGATATGGGACCTGTTGTAAGTGCTGCTCATAGAGATAAAGTATTAGAGTTTTATGATATTGCTAAAAAAGAGGGTGCAAATATCATCCTTGGTGGAGGAGCTCCTAAAATGGAAGGTGAGTTAGCAAATGGATTCTTTGTTGAGCCTACTATTTGGACTGGACTTCCTGAAACTGCAACAGTTGTAAAAGAAGAAGTATTTGGACCTTGTTGTCATATTGCACCATTTGATACAGAAGAAGAAGTTATCAAAATGGCAAATGATACAAAATATGGATTAGCTTCAACAATTTTTACAGAAAATCTTGATAAAGCTCATAGAGTAGCAAGTCAAATTGATTCTGGAATAGTATGGATTAATTCATGGTTCTTAAGAGATTTAAGAACTGCTTTTGGTGGAATGAAAGGTTCAGGAATAGGAAGAGAGGGTGGACATCACTCTTTAGAATTCTATACAGAATTAAAAAATATTTGTATAAAAATGTAA